In one Pasteuria penetrans genomic region, the following are encoded:
- the wecB gene encoding non-hydrolyzing UDP-N-acetylglucosamine 2-epimerase — MNILVVFGTRPEAIKMVPLVRELQKQSSMTPVVCATFQHDEMLKQVLDRFHFKVTYNLAVMTKGQTLVQITTRILLGLEGILRQEKPDLVLVQGDTTSTLIASLAAYYFKVPVAHVEAGLRSHSPYNPFPEEMNRKLTDALADYYFAPTVRSKQNLLREGIPENHIYVTGNTIVDMISQTVDSEYAHPVLKDTKGKRRILATTHRRESFGEPIRRIVRSLCHIADLYKDVALIFPVHPNPNVLRAVEEIDVAKYPNIHLLDPLDVVDCHNFLARSCLLLTDSGGLQEEAPSLGVPTIVMRTVSDRPESVELGLAKLAGTQTRDIVDSAVSWLENPPSWLHSRDSINPYGDGKASQRIVQALMYHLGLSPTPPTPFRGGEK; from the coding sequence ATGAACATTCTTGTAGTTTTCGGTACACGACCAGAGGCCATCAAAATGGTGCCACTAGTGCGGGAACTCCAGAAGCAATCATCCATGACCCCGGTTGTGTGTGCTACGTTTCAACACGACGAAATGCTGAAGCAAGTACTGGACCGTTTCCATTTCAAGGTTACCTACAATTTAGCTGTTATGACCAAAGGACAAACACTTGTTCAGATTACCACCCGTATACTTCTGGGGTTGGAAGGGATTCTGAGACAGGAAAAGCCTGATCTCGTCCTGGTGCAGGGGGATACTACCTCGACCCTGATCGCCTCCTTGGCGGCCTATTATTTCAAGGTTCCCGTGGCCCACGTTGAGGCTGGACTCCGTTCCCATTCTCCTTACAATCCTTTTCCAGAGGAAATGAATCGTAAGCTTACGGATGCCCTGGCAGATTATTATTTTGCTCCTACCGTGAGGAGCAAACAAAACTTACTGAGGGAGGGCATTCCTGAAAATCATATTTATGTAACAGGGAATACGATTGTGGATATGATTTCGCAAACCGTGGATTCAGAATATGCGCACCCTGTCCTAAAGGATACAAAGGGTAAGCGACGTATTTTGGCTACCACCCACCGGAGGGAGAGTTTTGGCGAACCCATTCGTCGCATTGTGCGCTCTTTGTGCCATATTGCGGATTTATATAAGGATGTAGCCCTTATTTTTCCTGTTCATCCCAATCCTAACGTATTGCGTGCAGTAGAGGAGATTGATGTAGCGAAATATCCCAATATTCATCTGCTCGATCCCTTGGATGTGGTAGATTGTCATAATTTTTTGGCGCGTAGCTGTTTACTTCTCACCGATTCCGGTGGGTTACAGGAAGAGGCTCCTAGTTTGGGTGTACCCACGATCGTGATGCGTACCGTGTCCGATCGGCCAGAGTCGGTGGAGTTAGGATTGGCCAAATTGGCTGGGACACAGACACGGGATATTGTGGATTCTGCCGTTTCCTGGTTGGAGAATCCCCCTTCATGGTTGCATTCCAGGGATTCCATAAATCCCTATGGGGATGGCAAGGCCTCGCAACGGATTGTGCAGGCGCTTATGTATCATCTCGGGCTATCCCCTACACCCCCCACCCCCTTCAGGGGAGGTGAAAAATGA
- a CDS encoding integrase core domain-containing protein: MSGLPNGTPVFVLSILDVFDRVVVFSDSYLSCKSRDVVKAVQTALDQYAENGEDKPVLRTDNGSQFISHEFYGFVGAEEIHHERIPNKSPNHNAHIESYHSIVKSDLYDRFEFRNFEEFHKEHVAFVRHDNEEYCHGSLGYLTPHEYRKIIKDPRNQGLIRAVKVI, from the coding sequence ATGAGCGGACTTCCCAATGGTACTCCAGTTTTCGTTCTGAGCATCCTCGATGTTTTTGATAGGGTTGTTGTCTTCTCTGACAGCTACCTATCCTGTAAATCAAGGGATGTAGTGAAGGCAGTTCAAACGGCCCTGGATCAATATGCTGAAAATGGAGAGGATAAGCCCGTACTACGGACAGACAATGGTTCGCAATTCATTAGTCATGAATTCTATGGTTTCGTTGGGGCGGAAGAAATCCATCATGAACGAATACCTAATAAATCACCCAATCATAATGCGCATATTGAATCCTACCATAGTATTGTAAAAAGTGATCTCTATGACAGGTTTGAGTTTCGCAATTTTGAGGAATTCCATAAGGAACATGTTGCGTTCGTAAGGCATGACAACGAGGAGTACTGTCATGGAAGCTTGGGGTATTTGACACCACACGAATACAGGAAAATCATAAAGGACCCCCGAAACCAGGGTCTAATCAGGGCTGTTAAGGTTATATAA
- a CDS encoding IS3 family transposase → MCLGWAGEKNKFDAYGYRKLAYKLRKKEDIIVNHNKMYRLCKEEGLLRYRGGGVVPPRLPTEPMNDT, encoded by the coding sequence ATATGCCTTGGATGGGCAGGGGAAAAAAATAAGTTTGATGCCTATGGTTATCGAAAACTCGCATACAAACTGAGAAAAAAGGAGGATATTATTGTCAATCACAATAAGATGTATCGCCTCTGTAAGGAGGAGGGACTTCTCCGTTATCGGGGAGGAGGCGTCGTTCCTCCCCGCCTGCCCACAGAGCCTATGAACGACACATAA
- a CDS encoding helix-turn-helix domain-containing protein, with translation MKKKRYDMKLKKKIVEEALRSDNMSEIARRHGLAPRTVRGWVKQYEVKGDLWKKTRDSAKRVSANEQDVSYKTIMKLREKICQLEKEMKKQKEGDQLRIAILEDLIKKLDLCPQDRIEVAECWMRQGYSQNRTLDIVHISKSVYQKYRRNKKTILKNDGQKIVRMHHKREKKKGNIPGYALDGQGKKISLMPMVIENSHTN, from the coding sequence ATGAAGAAAAAACGCTATGATATGAAACTAAAGAAGAAAATAGTTGAGGAAGCTCTACGTAGCGATAACATGTCTGAGATTGCTCGCAGACACGGACTCGCCCCTAGAACCGTTCGGGGTTGGGTAAAGCAGTACGAGGTGAAGGGGGATCTCTGGAAAAAAACCAGGGATAGTGCAAAAAGGGTTTCCGCGAACGAACAAGATGTTTCATATAAAACAATTATGAAATTGAGGGAGAAAATTTGCCAATTGGAGAAAGAGATGAAAAAACAAAAAGAGGGGGATCAACTTAGGATTGCGATCTTAGAGGACCTTATAAAAAAGCTGGATCTCTGCCCCCAGGATCGGATTGAGGTGGCAGAGTGCTGGATGAGACAGGGGTATTCTCAAAACAGGACCTTAGATATTGTCCATATATCGAAGTCCGTTTATCAAAAATATAGGAGGAATAAGAAAACGATTCTGAAAAACGATGGGCAAAAAATAGTTCGTATGCATCATAAAAGAGAAAAGAAGAAAGGAAACATCCCTGGATATGCCTTGGATGGGCAGGGGAAAAAAATAAGTTTGATGCCTATGGTTATCGAAAACTCGCATACAAACTGA
- a CDS encoding transposase, with translation MARRKFSLEFKQRAIEQVRGGQHVVQVSRQHDLAVSTINRWIKEDREGVLASSFSSSKGHRTMDSSSLRSLQKEIDDLKRLLGSKELEISRWRERMGGK, from the coding sequence ATGGCACGGAGAAAATTTTCGTTAGAATTCAAGCAGAGGGCAATTGAACAGGTCAGGGGTGGGCAACATGTTGTCCAGGTATCTAGACAGCACGATCTTGCTGTTAGCACGATTAACCGTTGGATAAAGGAGGACAGGGAGGGTGTATTAGCCAGCTCATTCTCCTCCTCAAAAGGTCATCGTACGATGGATTCTTCGTCCCTCCGGTCTCTGCAGAAGGAGATTGATGATTTAAAGAGACTCCTGGGCAGTAAAGAATTGGAAATTAGTCGATGGAGGGAGAGAATGGGAGGGAAATGA
- a CDS encoding transposase has translation MSYPIDDISNFPDLHGKLERKKRREQVRKKKPNLSEQPWEDHEGIGAEEKSRLLMLQTLATTVYGFPNEEKSSRTRVIDHHVSILCCFVMAIWNLQSERELINIINGNKMIRDIIGITKGFSRSLYDKNIKKCIAKNGETIIFNLLELLSEEDQKVILSEIKEKYLFLDQVIVSTSRRAKDTATLRNYKGFHRGIGVTGVATMDGRIPLVLAMGPANLGEVEASCLLIPEISTLGCRGLVADSAYDVHDLFELCKQHGLKLLAGYNKRRAKTQNSITSPLRKENFYRLQTKGCKELMKKRSSGEHCFTILKHTMGLDKHRQTSYNKAFMLIVSYMMTICFDSMIQKKNNINIRKSPGRRFYQQIS, from the coding sequence ATGTCCTATCCCATAGACGATATAAGTAATTTTCCAGATCTTCATGGGAAATTAGAAAGAAAAAAGAGAAGAGAACAGGTGAGGAAAAAGAAACCCAATCTTTCAGAACAGCCTTGGGAAGATCATGAGGGCATAGGGGCAGAAGAAAAAAGCCGACTGCTTATGCTGCAGACATTAGCTACCACGGTCTACGGTTTCCCGAATGAGGAGAAGTCAAGCCGTACCCGTGTGATCGATCACCATGTGTCGATATTGTGCTGTTTCGTTATGGCTATTTGGAATTTACAAAGTGAAAGGGAATTAATAAATATTATAAATGGAAATAAAATGATAAGAGATATTATAGGGATTACGAAAGGGTTTAGTCGATCATTATATGATAAAAACATTAAAAAATGTATTGCAAAAAACGGAGAAACAATAATTTTTAACCTATTAGAACTTCTTAGTGAAGAAGATCAGAAGGTTATATTGTCGGAAATAAAGGAAAAATATCTTTTCTTGGATCAAGTGATTGTGTCGACAAGCAGACGGGCGAAAGATACGGCCACCCTTCGGAACTATAAGGGCTTTCACAGGGGAATAGGAGTAACCGGGGTGGCAACCATGGACGGCAGAATACCGTTGGTATTGGCCATGGGCCCCGCAAATTTAGGCGAGGTTGAAGCGTCCTGTTTACTGATCCCCGAGATATCAACCTTAGGATGTAGGGGCCTAGTAGCAGACAGTGCTTACGACGTACATGATCTGTTCGAATTATGTAAACAACACGGTTTGAAATTACTGGCTGGATATAATAAGAGAAGAGCCAAAACACAGAACTCCATCACCAGTCCACTGCGAAAGGAGAATTTTTATCGACTACAAACAAAGGGATGTAAGGAGTTAATGAAAAAACGTTCATCAGGAGAGCATTGTTTCACAATACTAAAGCATACAATGGGGCTAGATAAACATAGACAAACGTCATATAATAAGGCATTCATGCTAATTGTCTCATATATGATGACTATATGTTTTGATAGTATGATTCAGAAAAAGAATAACATAAACATAAGAAAGTCCCCGGGTAGACGTTTTTACCAGCAGATTTCCTGA
- a CDS encoding IS256 family transposase — MSIHTHNTTLSGKINIQKEESWIARNSMKIGDRSIDSPYCGKTLKSTCPFCHSHNVLIDEKLILTDRTIMAIANEKLALANETMAMANEKLALANETMAMANEKLALANKATAMEAGNKDTKWSAVAGEIGKLHSTNPSPAPQETEPNPLIEDSPSITLRDGKDKGPGNARSEGDGYHQLHDPKTRDRFLRAQRFFDDLKEGITSWGPKEWEESRHLIEKLLLLCCPSNHKEKTKDSLPLDDITSLMFHHDGGSILVRALIGLLKNAWIPEIDPLTDPKNWKPVVEDLCNLRMRVDRTLHCLKYPQDEGNGVYHRGYSTLFGELDLEVPRTRWEFSPYSLPRYQSAKNTLKDFVYRLYLPGLSLRKISKLLEEGFNLRTPPETLSQWLQPYYNDAIQYFERDLSTTVYTAIGMDTLFVPIREEGRYVSKAIAVSTGITAEGRRDIIGITPSPDENVESYDQHIGKLKERGLNVNDIRIVTTDGHRAFPLVVRKHFPHHTVHQRCYVHAIRNIMNAAPKSMKKEMAKDASYVLRSGDMRQALERWSECAGKYRFGNKATCEAWERLSPKKISLSLQAASITQNPILLPYILSTNYTESLNALFRERTNSKKGGFVGLEVAMKELMLTAFYWVGKQKENPNPLPVEDLLSIPADYESEISNGEPLPTTAYDFHPLLYTEQGQGCMDDVHTLDF, encoded by the coding sequence ATGAGCATCCACACCCATAATACAACATTATCAGGAAAAATCAATATCCAAAAAGAAGAGTCATGGATAGCTAGAAATTCGATGAAGATAGGCGACCGATCCATTGACTCCCCGTATTGTGGAAAAACACTGAAAAGTACGTGTCCCTTCTGTCATAGCCATAATGTCTTAATAGATGAGAAACTGATTCTAACCGATAGGACCATAATGGCAATAGCAAACGAGAAGCTGGCCCTAGCCAACGAGACAATGGCAATGGCAAACGAGAAGCTGGCCCTAGCCAACGAGACAATGGCAATGGCAAACGAGAAGCTGGCCCTAGCCAACAAGGCAACGGCAATGGAAGCAGGGAATAAGGACACAAAATGGTCTGCGGTAGCCGGTGAGATTGGGAAATTACATAGTACGAATCCGTCCCCTGCCCCCCAAGAAACGGAACCCAACCCACTGATCGAGGATTCTCCATCCATAACTTTGCGTGACGGAAAAGATAAAGGTCCGGGGAATGCACGATCCGAAGGGGATGGATATCATCAATTGCACGATCCAAAAACTCGGGATCGATTCTTACGTGCTCAACGTTTTTTCGATGATCTCAAGGAGGGAATTACCTCATGGGGTCCCAAGGAGTGGGAGGAATCTAGGCATCTGATTGAGAAACTGCTATTATTGTGTTGTCCATCGAACCACAAGGAAAAGACGAAGGATTCCCTTCCCCTGGACGATATTACTAGCCTCATGTTCCATCACGACGGTGGTAGTATTTTGGTGCGGGCGCTGATTGGATTGTTAAAAAACGCATGGATCCCAGAGATAGACCCTCTAACCGACCCAAAGAATTGGAAACCCGTTGTCGAGGACCTATGTAACTTACGCATGCGTGTAGATCGAACCCTCCATTGTCTGAAATATCCCCAGGATGAGGGGAATGGGGTCTATCATCGCGGATATAGCACACTGTTTGGGGAACTAGATCTAGAGGTTCCTAGGACAAGATGGGAATTTTCACCGTACTCGTTACCACGTTATCAGAGTGCAAAGAATACCCTCAAAGATTTCGTTTATCGTCTTTATCTTCCGGGCCTCTCCTTGCGAAAAATTAGTAAACTATTGGAGGAAGGATTCAACCTTCGGACGCCCCCGGAAACGCTTTCGCAGTGGTTGCAACCTTATTACAACGATGCTATACAATATTTCGAAAGGGATCTGAGCACGACAGTATATACAGCCATAGGTATGGATACCCTCTTTGTTCCCATTCGGGAGGAGGGTCGTTATGTTTCGAAGGCGATCGCAGTCAGCACGGGTATCACGGCGGAGGGGAGGCGGGATATAATAGGGATCACCCCCTCGCCTGATGAGAATGTGGAATCCTATGATCAGCATATAGGGAAACTAAAGGAACGGGGCCTGAATGTCAACGATATACGTATCGTTACCACAGATGGGCATAGGGCTTTTCCCTTAGTTGTACGCAAGCATTTTCCTCACCATACGGTTCACCAACGATGTTACGTTCACGCGATTCGTAACATCATGAATGCAGCTCCTAAAAGTATGAAGAAGGAAATGGCTAAGGACGCTTCTTACGTCTTACGGTCTGGGGATATGAGACAGGCACTAGAACGGTGGTCTGAGTGTGCAGGGAAGTATCGGTTTGGAAATAAGGCGACGTGCGAAGCATGGGAAAGGCTCAGTCCTAAAAAAATCTCCCTGAGCTTACAAGCGGCATCCATAACCCAAAACCCCATACTTCTGCCCTATATACTGTCCACGAACTACACGGAATCGCTGAATGCTTTGTTTCGTGAGAGAACGAATAGCAAAAAAGGTGGATTCGTTGGTCTTGAGGTAGCGATGAAGGAATTGATGCTTACCGCTTTCTATTGGGTGGGGAAACAAAAAGAAAACCCCAACCCATTGCCTGTCGAGGATCTTCTTTCGATCCCTGCTGACTACGAGTCCGAAATTTCGAACGGAGAACCTCTCCCCACCACGGCTTATGACTTTCATCCCCTCTTATACACGGAACAAGGGCAGGGTTGTATGGACGATGTCCATACCCTTGATTTCTAG